From a single Leucoraja erinacea ecotype New England chromosome 38, Leri_hhj_1, whole genome shotgun sequence genomic region:
- the LOC129714245 gene encoding LOW QUALITY PROTEIN: thymus-specific serine protease (The sequence of the model RefSeq protein was modified relative to this genomic sequence to represent the inferred CDS: deleted 3 bases in 3 codons; substituted 1 base at 1 genomic stop codon), translated as MELLVVAMSLLLLARGHPALGLGGRNMWLIKEKVLQAREQRARDHVREGQRWFSAALGSAQHLEPQEEFFPQPLDHFNRQNNATYKQRYWVNTKLWEPQGGPVFLYIGGEGALTTYSVLAGEHVDLARKYRALLVAVEHRYYGASINPDGLNHHNLHFLSSQQAXVSTWATMHAFISHRYNLSKLNKWICFGGSYPGSLSAWFRLKFPHLVHAAVASSAPVRAQLDFTAYNKVVSRSLSNHVVGGSPECRATVAAAFGAVDEMLARGESAALERDFSVGRAGNWTGPGLRLALAGNLADVVMGTVQYNRELGVDATIANLCRLMANTRLGAPYRRLVALNAGYMERMSLNCTDNSYQSALEELRSEVVKPYGVGERQWYYQTCAEFGYYQTCEDEGCPLSRWLTLRSQVDLCAQVFGISASSVQGAVDFTNDYYGADRPKASRIFFVNGDIDPWHALSVLRNQSRSELALVINGTAHCANMNPPNTGDPPSLRHARQIIEDQIGEWLSRSPLYPL; from the exons ATGGAGCTGCTGGTAGTCGCAATGTCGCTGCTGCTCCTGGCCCGGGGACACCCGGCACTGGGGCTCGGAG GGCGTAACATGTGGCTGATCAAGGAGAAGGTTCTGCAGGCGAGGGAGCAGCGAGCCCGGGACCACGTGCGGGAGGGCCAGCGTTGGTTCTCTGCAGCTCTGGGCAGTGCCCAACATCTGGAGCCCCAGGAGGAGTTCTTCCCCCAACCTCTGGATCACTTCAACCGTCAAAACAATGCCACGTACAAGCAG AGATACTGGGTGAACACGAAACTGTGGGAGCCGCAGGGGGGCCCGGTGTTCCTGTATATCGGAGGTGAAGGGGCCCTGACCACCTACTCTGTCCTGGCAG GAGAGCACGTGGATCTGGCACGGAAATACCGTGCGCTGCTGGTCGCCGTGGAACACCGGTACTATGGGGCTAGCATCAACCCCGATGGGCTGAATCACCACAACCTCCACTTCCTCAGCAGCCAGCAAGCGTGAGTTTCT ACTTGGGCCACGATGCATGCCTTTATATCCCACCGTTACAACTTGTCGAAGCTCAACAagtggatctgttttggaggcTCCTACCCGGGCTCACTGTCCGCCTGGTTCCGGCtcaag TTCCCTCACCTGGTCCACGCTGCCGTTGCCTCTTCCGCACCTGTCCGCGCCCAGCTGGACTTCACCGCCTACAACAAG GTGGTGTCTCGGAGTTTATCTAACCATGTGGTTGGGGGCTCGCCAGAG TGCCGGGCGACGGTGGCG GCTGCGTTTGGCGCGGTGGACGAGATGTTGGCGCGGGGAGAGTCGGCGGCGCTGGAGCGGGATTTTTCGGTCGGTCGTGCCGGCAACTGGACGGGCCCGGGACTACGGCTCGCGCTGGCCGGCAACCTGGCCGACGTGGTGATGGGCACCGTGCAGTAC AACCGCGAGCTGGGCGTCGACGCCACCATCGCCAACCTCTGCCGCCTGATGGCCAACACGCGCCTGGGGGCA CCGTACCGGAGACTCGTGGCTCTCAATGCG GGCTACATGGAGCGGATGTCGTTGAACTGCACGGACAACTCTTACCAGAGTGCGTTGGAGGAGCTGAGGAGCGAGGTGGTGAAGCCGTACGGTGTGGGCGAGCGCCAGTGGTACTACCAGACCTGCGCCGAGTTCGGCTACT acCAGACCTGTGAGGATGAGGGGTGCCCACTCTCGCGCTGGCTCACACTGCGTTCCCAGGTAGACTTGTGTGCCCAGGTGTTTGGCATCTCTGCCAGCAGCGTGCAGGGGGCGGTGGATTTCACCAACGACTACTATGGCGCCGACAGACCCAAGGCCAGCCGCATCTTCTTTGTCAATG gtGACATCGACCCCTGGCACGCGCTCAGTGTGCTGAGGAACCAGTCCCGCTCCGAGCTGGCCCTGGTTATCAACGGCACTGCCCACTGCGCCAACATGAACCCCCCCAACACCGGCGACCCCCCCTCTCTCCGGCACGCCCGACAG ATAATCGAAGATCAGATTGGCGAGTGGCTGTCCAGAAGCCCCCTGTATCCGTTGTAA